From a single Miscanthus floridulus cultivar M001 chromosome 8, ASM1932011v1, whole genome shotgun sequence genomic region:
- the LOC136472202 gene encoding AT-hook motif nuclear-localized protein 23-like codes for MAGLDLGTSSYLHQHGQQHHQAPLHLHHEDGGGAGGGSDDGQDSLSPGSGGGGGTPSTAGGAGIGGGEVVARRPRGRPPGSKNKPKPPVIITRESANALRAHILEVAAGCDVFEALTAYARRRQRGVCVLSAAGTVANVTLRQPQSSQTGPASPAVATLHGRFEILSLAGSFLPPPAPPGATSLAAFLAGGQGQVVGGSVAGALIAAGPVVVVAASFSNVAYERLPLEDGDEVAPPPLAGGDQQQPGVPFDLAAAAAAGGLPFFNFNLPMGMPPMPMEGHAGWPAGAPGGGVGRPPFS; via the coding sequence ATGGCAGGCCTGGATTTGGGCACCAGCTCCTACCTGCACCAGCACGGGCAGCAGCACCACCAGGCGCCCCTCCACCTCCACCAcgaagacggcggcggcgcggggggcggcTCCGACGATGGCCAGGACTCGCTGTCGCCGGGATCGGGCGGCGGTGGGGGTACGCCCAGCACCGCCGGAGGCGCCGGCATCGGCGGCGGGGAGGTCGTCGCCCGCCGCCCGCGCGGCCGCCCGCCGGGCTCCAAGAACAAGCCCAAGCCGCCCGTGATCATCACCAGGGAGAGCGCCAACGCGCTCCGCGCCCACATCCTCGAGGTCGCCGCCGGCTGCGACGTCTTCGAGGCGCTCACCGCCTACGCACGCCGTCGGCAGCGCGGCGTCTGCGTGCTCTCGGCGGCCGGGACCGTCGCCAACGTCACGCTGCGCCAGCCGCAGTCGTCCCAGACCGGCCCGGCCTCGCCGGCCGTCGCCACGCTCCACGGCAGGTTCGAGATACTCTCCCTCGCTGGCTCCTTCCTCCCGCCCCCGGCCCCGCCGGGGGCCACCAGCCTCGCGGCCTTCCTGGCGGGGGGCCAGGGGCAGGTCGTCGGTGGTAGCGTGGCTGGCGCGCTCATCGCCGCGGGCCCCGTCGTCGTCGTGGCCGCGTCGTTCAGCAACGTCGCCTACGAGAGGCTGCCGCTCGAGGACGGCGACGAGGTGGCCCCTCCACCGCTTGCGGGGGGCGACCAGCAGCAGCCCGGTGTGCCGTTTGACCtcgcggccgcggcggccgctGGCGGGCTTCCCTTCTTCAACTTCAACCTGCCGATGGGGATGCCGCCAATGCCGATGGAAGGCCACGCCGGCTGGCCGGCTGGCGCCCCTGGCGGCGGTGTCGGGAGGCCGCCCTTCTCTTGA